The DNA window CACAGCGGCCAGCTGTTCGGGGCATCTATCATATGGCCGGCTTACCGCCTGACATGGGAACATCCGGTGACTGGAACGCAGAGAGCGGCCCTCGCTGGGCGAGTTCAATAAACTGGTCGAGCCTAAAAAGTTTCAGGCAGCGAACGAATTTTTAACTGGCATCCAGCTCCTCGAAAAAAGGGAGCAGGCTGGAGCAGGAGGCTTTCTGTGGCGGAGGTTTTCCTGTGGTCCGGCGATGCACTTAATTTTGACAGATTACATCTCATTATGTACACCTTGCGGCGGAGTGGCTAAAACGAGTTCGGGAAACGGAATGAGGCCGGGATTGATGGCCAGTTGGGCTTTGCATAGCAATGCGCTCTGAGCCTCGGATCGATCCAACTTATGGACACCGCCAATTAATTCCCATTCTCACCGCCGACGACTAGCTGGCGAAATTATTTGGCATCTCGCCGAGGAGATCGCAATAGCACATTGTTTATTGCCCGGCGAATTGGAGTTCATTTATAAGgcaatttaaaatcaatttacgTGTTGCATGAGCCGTTAATTTATCAAGTGAACTCGATGGTGCAACGAAAGCTGCGGATCCTATGGAGGAGCAGCAACCGCTAGACTCTTCAACAGTCCCATCATCACGGGCAATTAATTGGGAATCGAGCTGACTGCAGTGGGGCGTGCTGGCATTATGATTTTTTCATTGATACAAATATAGCTGACTGCCCCATCATCGCCCGGGTTTTATGGCCCCTGCCCGCCGCTAATAGGAACGTATTTATCAGATCCGTACGTGCTCAGTCGGGGGAGGTGTTGTATCAAAACGTATAATTTATTAGAAACAAATACAGACTACATAACACGTACTGCCCCGGAGAGGAGGGATCTCCCCATCACCTGGCGGGGATTTGTGGACTAAGGGTGCGCGACACTTGCTCAAAATTCGGCCGACTGGGGAATAATTACACTATTTTCGCATTGCAGAGCCTGAAAACATTTATTGCCATAGCATAGGTGGGGTTTTGACAAGATTAGTGTCCTTGCGAGAAGATTTAGTCAGTCGGCCGAACGGTAAGCAAGTGTCTTCGTACCTTTGTGGAACTAAGGCTAGTGAGGCAAGGGTAAGGATGCTCCAGGATCACAGAATGGCTCTCTTTCCCTGACGAACGCCTCAAAGGCAGTAGACCAGGGTCCAAAACAAGGCGTTGAACACGATGAAGGACAGAGGGAAGACGAACCGCATCTTGCGGTCGATCCACAGGGACACCTCCTTGGGCGTCATGGTGGCGAAGGTCTGCGCGGGCTTCACCTTCGACGAATCGCTGGACTCCGAGGTGGAGGTCTCGTCCTGCTCGTCAAAACTAATGGCCGAGTCCTCGCGACTGAGACTGCCTCCTATTATGATGGGGGTCTCTATGGTGATCACGGTGTTGTTGGAACCGCAGGTCTTGTCCATGCTGGTGGTGCTCATGGTGCTCATAGTGCTATCGGTCCTTTTATATCCATGCCGCCGATGTTTCTTCATATGTGGCACAAATGTGGACTTGACTATATACTTGGTGGTTCGCTTCTTGAGCTGCAGATCGTTGTTTCGCCTCCAGATGGTGTTGACAAAGGCGAACTCCACCAGGCTGCCGAAAATGAAGATGGTGCAGACCAGGAACCACACCTCCGACATGGTCACGTAGCTCACCTTCATCAAATTGTTCTCCTGGGACAAGGACAGAGTGATGAAGGAGAGGAGCGTGGTGCAGCCCAGAGTAGTCCTGGCGGGGGTTTGATCCGCCTGCAGCCAGAAGGAGACCCACGAAATGGTGACTATCATGATCGAGGGCAGAAAGTAGTCGATCACGTAGTAGCCCACCTCCCGAGTCAGCAGGACGGTGAAGCTGATGATGCTGTAGTTGCCCTCCAAGGAGCCATGGGACATGTAGGATTCGTTGGACACCCGGATGGACTCGTTGTACAGCGACCCAATCAGGTTGTATTCCGTCAGCTGCAGTTGCTTGTCGAAGCTCACTGGGTTATCGGTCTCCCAGTGGAGTTGCACCAGCGTGGTGTTGTACATCCAACTTTCCAATGTGGTCTTGCACTTCTGCTCATCGAACGGAAACTTTTGGAAATTCATCCAGCAGTACAGCGTGGCCTGCAGGCGCGTGGAAGTCAGAACCGTGCCATTCGGATAAATGCTGGTCAGCTCATCCTTGGCGCTGGTGCCCAGCACAGTGGAAGCCTGTTCGTTGGTCAGGAATATGTGTGGCACCCAGAGCATCTTCTTCAGCTCCGACTCCCCCATTATGGGCTGCCTGCGGTTGGGCAGATAGCTGGAGAAGGCCAGGCGCGGGTCCAAGTAGCGCAACTGCAGCAGACCCTGCACCGTAAACTGCAGGTCACTCGAGTCCAGGTTCTTCATCACATATATGTAGAACCGGGCATATATGTCCATGGGTACCTCCTCGCCATCTTTGTTGTGGACCACGGGTGGAACCATCCTGTCATAGCGACAGCCGGCGGTTAGTCGCGTCAGCAGCTCCATCTGCGCCATGGACTCTGCGTTTTCCAGCGAAGGACAATTGTTCACAGTGGATTGCGACAGGTTGATGGACACACTGAAAGCATCCGTGGTGTTCAAAGGCGACAGCACCACCGATCCATTGGCggctaaaaaacaaaattatatttgacattgtgaaattaaaaaataaatggtaGTAACGTTATATTTCTTCATGAGTAAATCggataaatttaataattttcctCTTTAGACAAGATATTCTGAAATCAGAATTTTTTTCGCAGAGGGTACGAGCAGTTCAAATGGTAACTGCAATTTGATTGATACGATTTTTAAGTGCAGATAATTTGACTTAGTATTCACAATAATCTAGAcgaactaaaaataaatatggtCTAATTGCGATAAGCTAAAAAAGGGTAAAACATTGCTTAAAACTGGAATTTCCAAGAATCCTGATCAACaacaatataaattaataaagtaATTATTGGAAATATGCTTATTTTAGTAGATGtacttttttaaatttttcggaTATTTTGGTAAAACTAATCTAAGTATCCTTCCTTCCCTATAATAAATTCATATTTCTCTAAAGATCTGAACTGCTGTTTAAATTGTGAAATCAATTTAGTTCAGAGAGCATGATTGTAAGCTCGGTAAGAAATGATAAAATGGTTAATATTGTGATAACGTCGTCTTTAACTTCAGTTTAAATattagtttttaaaatgaCAACACTCTTAGAAACGTGAATActtattacaaaaaaatatgcaaaactaAGAGAtacgaaaattaattaataaatttttcccatttttcgtatccgtgaAATGGCGTTTGATCAGTTGTAGATTTTTCTGTCAACCTACCCAGATTCTGTTGAAGATCTCTCAGATGAACTCCGGCCGCACTTGATATTTCCAAGTAGCTGATTAGTACGAAAATCCCAAGTGTATCCATTCTCCGGTTGGTCATACCTCGTTGTTTTTCGAATCACGGGACTCAAGTATGATAAGTAAGTTTTCAGGAGTGCGACGATTTCGCGACgattttctattttctttttcgcGCGCTGCGTTTTCACGGCCATCCGCTTGGCCCTTTCTCGATCAACTAACTAACTATTTAACTTGTGGCTTTTTGGCAGCGAGTTGGCGAAACGCCTGTCCAGTCCGCCAGTAGCGGAATATCGGAATATCGGAAGTCGGATGGCTTGGTTCGGGTTCGCGCTCTTCGGAGCAGCGCTTCGTTCTACGTAATATCTATTactaacttatatattttaattgcgaGCGGCTTTTAATTCCTCGCCACTCATGACAGCTTGTTCGGGCCAATTATTGTTGGATGCCAGCGCGCCTTATCGCCGCTGGCCAAAATCGCCTGTAAGTGGCCGGCTTTTGCCCCACCTGCCGTGTAATGCCGTTAATTGCGGTTATCATTCCGCCGGAGAGGGCGGCCAAAATGTTTGCTCATGTCTCCGGACTCTTGATTAAGTGCCCGGCCAAAAACGTCGGTCGGCTCCTCTAGAGATATGGAGAAATAGAGATATACGCTGTCGCACTTCAGTTAACCGAAGCGATCGCATAATTGATGATGACCCATTGTCAGAAGCGCTTCGCTGGcggtttatttttggcaaaagtaTTTCTGCAATTTGGCTAGATGTGATATGATTAGCCGGGGGTTAGCCAACGGATGTTGACGAGTACTTTTCGGTCTGTGGTCACTCGAAAATTCTGGGTGGTAACAGATTAAAAGGCATTTAACTGGCatacaaaagcaaagcaaaacgCAGTTGAAAGATCTTAGAACTGCGCAGCGCATCTTGGACCATTTGAATCCAGGGAGGAGGGCGCAGTTTTCTCTTCACTTTAATCAGCCGTTCGCCCACTTTTACCAAGAACAGGACCGCCTCCCGCTGTTTGCTGCATGCGGCCCATAAAAATTTATGGCTTCCAAACGAAACTACGCCGGAGTGCATTACGCATGGCTGCGACTCTTGTGGCATCCGCACCTCACTCCAACAGCACCAGGTCCATTTGCCCGCTAATGCAGTCGGCTGATTCCTGAATCACGAGGAGGGTGGCACGTGGCACGTGGAGCAGGCCTGCAACATCGTAGATGGCTGCAAAATCGCAGCAGATTGGTCTCTTTAGCTGCTAAATGGATGGCTATATCGAGTGTTTACCCCGCCAGTTGAGGGgcgaaaaattaatttacaacaTTTGCCGATCAATCTAAGCACTCCTACTGTTTGTAATGATAATACTGATTATCTGGAATTACTACTACAATATAATTATCAACAACAATATTACCCTTTTGGTTTTTGGACAACATGCATGCTGATtactttttctttcattttgtAGTACAGAACTTGACCCATTGAACCATGTAATAATGTTGCTTATTTATAAACTGCGCATGGGATTGAGTAAtaaaaattggtttttattgcAGCAGATGAACTTTGTAATCAGTACATATTTTACTACAATTTATTCTCCATGCCGACTATAACTTCGGTCATAGCTGATAGTGGTGAGGGTATTGTTGAGCACTAACAaggcaaattaaaaatgtttacaatCTCATTTTCACAACCCTTAGCAGTGATTTCGGCCGAAAGTTGGCGTGAAAGTGGGCTGATTAGATAGAGCCATTGGCTGTCCGGTGTTGGGAAGGGGGCTTTGGGGCAGGGGCGAACTGCAGTAGTCGTGCAACttgaaatcaattaaatcaCTCACCGGCCATATAAACGCTGAAAATCCGTTTAATCACCTTGCCCGTGTGTTCTCAAGCCCGGTAAATATTCCACACTCCCCGctttcatatttcattttagtgctttcgttttattttgtttgcacGAAGTCCCTGCTGGCGCATTAATTTAAGCCTCCGGGAACATAAAAGCTGCTCGCAAAACTAAGCCGATTTAAGAGCACATTTGAATTCAAATGCCGCACTGCcgaataaaaactaaacggACGGACGAATCCCTTTTtcccagctccagctccagctcctgctcctgctactGCACCTTGCTCTGAAAACAGTCTGgatctgaatccgaatccgcaTCTGAATCTGACTCTGAACCGAACCAAACTGAACCGAACGGAGCCCAAAGGGAGTTTAAATGGCACAAAAACTGTCTGCAAAGTTTGCGTCTGAAGTTTTTAGTTTCGGCAGTGCTGAAATTATAATCCTTTAAATGGCAATCGAGCGTTTCTGAACAGCCGGAAGATTAAGCCCGACGAGGAGTGCCCTCTAATTATGACCCGTAATCGAGGGCAGATAAACGGTTCCATAAGTTAGTCTATAATGAATATACCTTttagaaataaatacattatTCTGTAATATCTACAAGTGGATAAGTTCCTATCTTCAGATCAATATGTACTTGTATCAGGAGTATTATTGATATCTCACCCATTAAACGCACTTCAAAAATGTGTTCTTTGATTGATTTGCGCACAATTACAATCAATCTTGATTTTGATGACACCTTTCTATCATTACGTGTtcacttaattaaaaaatcaaaGGTGCGGCATTGGATTCCACGTTTTCGATGGCTTTCGCAGAAACCGAGCTGCATTCCGCCGCAGATATCACACCTTATCGCGCTCCTTGTTTCATTGCATCCAATCTTCTGGACGAGAAGCCCCACATAAAGAGGTGAGTAATAGTCGTCGCCTCTGTAATTGTGGTATATGGAGGGCTGGTTCTGGAGGGGGCGTGGTCGGCCGCCAGAGCAATTAAGGCTGGCCAGACTGGCCTCAGACGGTTGGCCAGGTTGACATCACCGGACAATGGGACATAAATCACACGAGTCGCCGACTCACAAGGACGCCGGGTCCTCAGATCTGGGATGTGGGGTTGGTTCGAGATGATGGTTTTGATTCCCGGACCTCGTTTATTACTGCTGCTCGGCTTTTTACTACTGTTTCAACTGGCGATTTTGCTCTactctattttattttatttcattatttgTGCAGATTCTCGCTGCCTTTATCGCTTTTTGTGAGTTGGCGGCGGATGCTGGCAGCgctattttctattttctattttccattttccgcttttccttttCGATTCTGGCCTTGCCCCTTTGTTTCTGCTGGTGCTCCATTATGGTTTcctttgatttattttcggtTTCAAGTGATTTCCGCCAGCACTCAACACTTTATGGCTGTTTTCGCCCGGTTGTggcttttcacatttttttggTGCTTTTCTTGTTGCATTTCAAGCAAAACTCCCAGTGCAAACATTTGTCATTTGCGGGTTTGGTCCCCGGGGTTTTCCTCGGGGTTTTCCTCGTGGTTTCCTTTTGCACTTTTGCCTGGCTTTTGATTTGCGGTGCTTAATCGTTGGCAAGCGTCTGCGGACATTGTGTTTTTAAATGCAGATCTTGAACGGCTCTGTTTGCGTTCGGTTCTGGCCATAAATTTGTTGGCTCTGCTtgaattttgcaattttttggTAGCCAGCACACGTAATTGAAAGCAGCAGGGCGGCGATTCGACTCCTGTTGGCCATTTCAGTGAGCCAGTTTGCATTTCGGGCCAATTCCCGACTCAGTGGTTCAATGGCATCGCCTCGCCTGCACTGAGGCCATTGATTAGGGTTCTCTCTTACTTTCCTACCACTCTGCTCGGTTGGTGGCTTACCAAAacccaaaaagccaaaaacccaagacccaaaagccaaaaagatGCCTGCGGGCCGACTCGCTGCCTTGTAATCTGTCAAAATTGGCTGCGTTCCTGCTAAGCGGAAGTTCGAACAAAAAATTTGCCACACTAAACTGGTTATTTAATGCTGCACCGAAAGATCTCAAGGATCTTTAGGATTTTAAAAATTGACTAATACAAAAGTGATCGATTATCAGCCATAATGGGTAGCATTATTGTGGGGCCTTTCCATTCAGTGGCATGTTTTCATGATCATTACCAAGTTGTAGCTCTtcaatttctttcagtgcacacTTTATTACGAAGCCCCCAGTTCAATGTCCTCGGTGGGCGTGTCGATTGACTTTGAAATCCCCCAGCTTCTTCTTcgcttcgttttttttttagcctgAGAATGTGCATTATAATGTCTGCAATGATCAAAAACTGGCACTTGAATGaagtcagccagccagccagtcagtcacACACTCAGTCACTCGCCCCGCGAAACTGAAAGTTTTAAGCCCGGCCTGACATacaattattagtttaattccAAACCCAACTTTCACGCTGAGTCAACGACTCTGTTTGTATCTGCGACTCAGTCAACCCAGTCAGCTGTAATTGATCACGATGCgacaaatatttatgcagaAAACATGGGCCCAGTATCTCTAAGCTGCACAAATAAACACGCAGAGCGGCAAACTCGTATTAAGCGATCAATAATCGTGGTAAATGCGGCACTGTGACGCCAGGGGCGATAAGGCCAGAAATATGAACGCACAATCCGCTGAGACCGGGAAGGAAACCCGATGCCAGGGACTGGTTTTTGGGCCTGGCTCGTTGCAGATAAACAATGGCAATAGAAGAGCTTAGACTTTGGGGAAGGGTCAAATGCCGGGGGCATTCCTCGGTGCAGGGGATGGGCAGGGGGAAAAACCGCAGAGGAGGAGGATGTGCCTTCGCCTTCGAGTGGCCCCTGcccaatgatgatgatgatgatgagcatagcaaatacaaattatgGCTGAAGAGCGCTACGTAAATACTGCAATCATTTTAATAGACCAAAAACGGCGGCGCATAAACCATAAACCAAACGCCACAGAGCCACAAAGAGGAGGCATCTCCGGACCCTTGGACCAAAGTGGACAGCCGAAACTAACTTTTCTATGGGAAGTCGGAGTTAAAGGCGTTTTGCGATGCTGCAATGCTGCCATGCTGGACTGTTGCTCTGTTGCACTGTTGCACTGTTACAATGCAGCAATGTTGCAACAAGCTGGCACGCGAGCGGCGAAAATTGCTAGCGAGCCCATGATGCGGTTTCCCGGCACTTGCCCAAGTTTAGCAGGGAAATTAGCGTAGATAAATATTTCCGAGGAAATTCCACAGCCGATGACCACTGATCGATAGGCAGGGGGTGTGTACTTTGTCGATTTCAGTTGCCGGAGGAGGTTCTTCAGCTGGAGGACAGCGAATTCCGATGTGTCTCGGCCACTTGCGGTTTGCAAATTGCTGGCGAGGAAGGAGTACTCTTCCCCGCGGATCGTCGGGCTTCCTCTGCCGGATCATCGACGTTCTATGGGGTGATTTCTGGCTGATAGACAGCTATAAGCGCACTTAAGGCCGCGAGATGAGGGCATGTATCTTTAGCTATCACTCGGCGTGCAAGATAGAAAGCAGATGCTGACTAACCCCAGTCGTAGTCCCAGCACCCCCCTCCGCAGTCTGGAGCATCTCCCCCCCAGAGGAACTCATCCAAATCCGACTGCCGCCCCTGTCAATTCCGCAGCATTTATTTTCGTCGCCGGCACTCGAGTCTCCTTCTCTGGAGTGGTTTTCCCTCGGAGTTTGTGCTCTCGCTGTGCGCATGCGCTCTCCAACTCTACACACATCTCGCGGTTTGTTTTGCTACAGTCATTCGTAAATATAGTATAAATAGTAGTTACTGTAAGTGTATATATGTGCAAACAATATTGGTCAGGATGCAGCAAGATAagaattaatatatttagaaGTGCTGAGACATGAGGTACtgcattttaaaaattatttgtatattgtatacactcgtttttcgttttttatctTTTACTTTATTTCCGTACATTTTTATCTGGAATCATTCCTGCAATACAAGTCTTAAGCCGTACTTAGCGCCACACCACGTGCTGGCGCTCTCTCCGGCCAACTCTCCATGGCTCTCTCTTTGCCAGCCGGCATTCGAAACTCTCCAAAGTTGGCGCCAAAAGTGCCGCCTGCTCCACTCCGGAGACGCAACACCATCCACACTCACGGTCCACCCCAGAAACAGGTTCCACCCGGGGGCTCAGCCAGGCGGCTCCAAGTCGATGCTCGAGCAGTTGCTGTTGGACCGTCGCACGTAACGCACGCTGCAGCGGAACTACTGGGTTTTCGTTCGGATCGGAATTCGCATCGAGTTTGGGCTTCGGTTTCGGCTGCTTCGGACTAATCGGTCGGTTTGGTCCGCTTGATCGGTTGGTGAACTGCAAACTCGGCGGCCTGCATTCGGCACTTGTGATTGATGGACTGCAGTTGCTCCGCAAACTCTGACCTCTGAGCCCGGACAATCTGTGACTTGAGCGCCCTGCTTTTTATGAGGGTCGTCTCGCTGACCGATTCCAAAAAACGACCATAAACGGAGaatatatcaaataaaaagtccaatttcggttttttttgttgccggGTTTTCGATTTAGGATttcgcatttcgcatttcTCGAGCTTGTCGACGTCGTGTGCGCGGTcttcataaattataaaagagCGCATTTCGCGAACGacttgcaaataaataagcaTTTACGCTTTTATTATTGCCcggcgtgtgtgtgttcgttgttggtgagagtgtgtgtgtttttggagcaggagcagcagcagttctTCGGAAAAAGCTCCCATGTGGCGCAAGCCGggggaataaaataaaaccgaacCGAGCGCTCCCCACTTAAAATATCATCTTTGCATACAATCAACATCTAGCCATAAAAGTGTCTTCGTCCAATGAGCATTTCGGGATCCGCTCTGATTTGTGTGTGCTGATAAGCCAGTGATTGCCCCAAACCGCGCTCCTCGCAGCCCCCACATAAAGATATCCAAAGCAGGTAAGCGGGGGTACGCCGCCCATAACTCAACTCATCACGCACATTGAACCAGCCGAAGTGCAATGACATCGCGCCGTCATTATGCAGATGTGTAAATAGCGAAATGAGCAGCGTGTGCCTGCATCCTGATGCATCCTCATCTTAGTCATTATCGTATCGCTGCCCAGCTGTGGGGCTTCCAGCCGCAACGATCTGCATAATTGGAGCACAGCTGGGTGTCTCTAACTGGCTctaatgaataaataagtgcCACTAATAGTTTTCGCACTTCCTGTCCTCGGCCATCAAGTTGCATGCGTTCGCGGCAGCAGGAATTGAATCATCTGCCACATCTGCATCATCTGCATCATCTGCATCATCAGGCCGCAACAAGGCAGCGTCCTCCGTGCtgacaatatttaattatgaAGCTGCGATGGCGATAACCTAACTGTCTGACTTCTTTTGCTATTTGTGCCTGACATGCAAGAGTTttgtgcactgaaaaaaatctATAAGTACCCAAGCAGTTAATTTGAAATATTCCTAACTTAGTTAGATAGTTCATTGTTTGTAAAGCACTGACAATCCGCAACCAGAGCTCACAATTATCCACTCGAGTATTTTCTCCTGGTGTGGACAAGTCAATTCCGCAATTGTGGTtcttgcaacagcaacatttactgctgatgctgctgctgcttctgtgtTGCGTTGTGTTGTCGTTGTCAACGTCATCATCGTTGGCATAATCATTTTCGCTGCTCTTTCCCACACAAATCGGCAtggaaatgttttcatttggcGCATTTACTTTTTCCATCTTTTTTGAGCGGGCAAAATGAAATTCTTGCCATGGAGAAATCTCAGCAGTTGCCATGGCAAATGTTTGCGCAATTATTACTGCAAACTTCTTCCGATGCTCTCAAattgcttttttatttttgagagatattttttattagtttAGGATATGACTGGCTATGATTTGATGGCATAGTTATAAGCTACATAAGTGCAGCTGTGTCACACCGGCCGAATTTCGCATGCGAATTCTTTCCGAGGGAAAAACATTTCCTGTCCAACAATGTTGTGCAACGGATGCCCCATCATAGTTTCCCCAGATAAACATCAGCCAGACAACCAGAACATTTGGATGACTTGCGCAAGTAGGCAGAGTGGGGTAAAAAGTGAGCACAAagtaaatacaattttccaaCGAATTTTCCTGACTTCCTCATTTGCTTATCAGCGATGGGGAAGATGCCTCCGCCGCTTGATTTCACTCACGCAGACCCATCAACTTTTAATTAGCTGTAATTTGTAAATTCAACGTCAAACACCGACCACGCAGTCAGTCAGAAGATGTCGCCGCCGCCTTTGAAGCTGCCGCAAATTcggatggcgatgatgatgttcGCCACACTGACAGATTGCTGATAAAAGCCCCCTCAACCCCAACACCCCATCCCAAAGCGCCTGGTTAACCCTTTCAGCGCCTCTAATCGCCGGCAAAGCCAGGCCACGAGTCGC is part of the Drosophila sechellia strain sech25 chromosome 3R, ASM438219v1, whole genome shotgun sequence genome and encodes:
- the LOC6612973 gene encoding glycine receptor subunit alpha-4, whose protein sequence is MTNRRMDTLGIFVLISYLEISSAAGVHLRDLQQNLAANGSVVLSPLNTTDAFSVSINLSQSTVNNCPSLENAESMAQMELLTRLTAGCRYDRMVPPVVHNKDGEEVPMDIYARFYIYVMKNLDSSDLQFTVQGLLQLRYLDPRLAFSSYLPNRRQPIMGESELKKMLWVPHIFLTNEQASTVLGTSAKDELTSIYPNGTVLTSTRLQATLYCWMNFQKFPFDEQKCKTTLESWMYNTTLVQLHWETDNPVSFDKQLQLTEYNLIGSLYNESIRVSNESYMSHGSLEGNYSIISFTVLLTREVGYYVIDYFLPSIMIVTISWVSFWLQADQTPARTTLGCTTLLSFITLSLSQENNLMKVSYVTMSEVWFLVCTIFIFGSLVEFAFVNTIWRRNNDLQLKKRTTKYIVKSTFVPHMKKHRRHGYKRTDSTMSTMSTTSMDKTCGSNNTVITIETPIIIGGSLSREDSAISFDEQDETSTSESSDSSKVKPAQTFATMTPKEVSLWIDRKMRFVFPLSFIVFNALFWTLVYCL